AAGCCGTGGAGACAAAAAGGAACTGGCCGTGCAAGGGCTGGAAGTATCAGATCACCGCTTTGGAGAAAAGGTGGTATTGTCTTCGGACCAAAACCAAGGAGCTATCGCTATTCCTTGCCTAAAAAGGCAAGAAGGCTGGCTTTAAAATCCGTTCTTTCCGCAAAAGTGGCGGAAGGGAACCTCATTGTGCTGGACAGCCTGCATTTTGATCAGCCAAAAACTAAAAGCATGGTTAATGTTCTTAAAGCGCTGAACGTGGATAACAAAGCTTTGGTTGTTACGGCTGGTAAAGATGAGAACGTTATTAAATCTTCCAGAAACATCCCGGGCATTTCCCCGGTGGAAGCGGCTAGAGTCAACGTATATAATGTTTTAAATCATGAAAAAATGGTCATCACCAAGGATGCGGTGGCCAAAGTGGAGGAGGTGCTGGCGTAATGC
This region of Zhaonella formicivorans genomic DNA includes:
- the rplD gene encoding 50S ribosomal protein L4 — protein: MPKVAVYNMQGSQVGEIELNDAVFGVPFNEAAVHNAVVMLLANRRAGTHSTKTRAEVSGGGRKPWRQKGTGRARAGSIRSPLWRKGGIVFGPKPRSYRYSLPKKARRLALKSVLSAKVAEGNLIVLDSLHFDQPKTKSMVNVLKALNVDNKALVVTAGKDENVIKSSRNIPGISPVEAARVNVYNVLNHEKMVITKDAVAKVEEVLA